A stretch of Flexivirga aerilata DNA encodes these proteins:
- a CDS encoding MFS transporter, with protein sequence MSQTQSATSPTAVAAKASWAPMSFVGIAQLMVMLDSTVVNVALPSIGHQLPADSAALQWAISAYVLVYGSLLLFGGRLADVIGRRRGFLIGLCVFAAASAGCGIATNEQTLIGARAVQGLGAALLSAAALSIVISTYQDANQRKVALTAWSSLGVLGATIGVVLGGVIVSAFSWRWAFIINLPISLVTLIGTLRSVSPLSSHIRRSLRLPSAILATLGLACLSYGLIRLQDGFGTAAAWISIVAALVLLGALASFELGSSDPLLPLKLLRLPTYVLSSVGLLLAAAVMISGSYLGSLYFQRVHGMSALQTGLALLPMGLASLVVAFTIPKLIARLGPAGVYTLGAFAQLVGSVVLASNISSTPVAIIALAVVGAGLPSCFVPLYGVGTSHVRAEDSGVGSGLLNTFNQTGAALGIAVIGTVMAVVTANHLDGGDAPTDAASVGVARAFLAVAICAAMAIGLSIGMRRQLRPFSRKGDTDD encoded by the coding sequence ATGAGTCAAACCCAGTCCGCGACGAGCCCAACGGCCGTCGCCGCGAAAGCCTCGTGGGCACCGATGTCCTTCGTCGGCATCGCGCAGCTCATGGTCATGCTTGATTCGACCGTGGTGAACGTCGCCCTGCCATCGATCGGTCATCAGCTGCCTGCAGACAGCGCAGCGTTGCAGTGGGCGATCAGCGCCTATGTGCTGGTGTACGGGAGCCTGTTGCTCTTCGGCGGGCGCCTGGCAGATGTAATCGGCAGAAGGAGGGGCTTCCTTATCGGGCTGTGTGTCTTCGCGGCCGCGTCCGCTGGATGCGGGATCGCCACGAATGAGCAGACCCTGATCGGCGCGCGCGCCGTGCAAGGGCTAGGTGCCGCGCTGCTGTCCGCAGCCGCGCTGTCGATCGTGATCTCGACGTATCAGGACGCGAACCAGCGCAAGGTGGCACTGACTGCTTGGAGCAGCCTCGGCGTTCTTGGCGCCACTATCGGCGTTGTCCTGGGAGGCGTCATTGTTTCGGCGTTCAGCTGGCGGTGGGCGTTCATCATCAACCTGCCCATATCGCTCGTAACTCTGATTGGCACATTGCGCAGCGTGTCACCGCTGTCGTCGCACATTCGGCGTTCACTGCGGCTACCCAGCGCGATCCTCGCGACCCTGGGTTTGGCATGCCTGTCTTATGGGCTGATCCGCCTGCAGGACGGCTTTGGAACGGCCGCCGCCTGGATCAGCATCGTCGCGGCCTTGGTACTGCTGGGTGCACTCGCATCGTTTGAGCTAGGCAGCTCAGACCCTCTCCTCCCTCTTAAGCTCCTGCGTCTACCAACGTACGTTCTGAGCAGTGTGGGACTCTTACTTGCAGCGGCCGTGATGATCAGTGGCTCGTATTTGGGGAGTTTGTACTTCCAGCGAGTGCACGGAATGTCTGCCCTGCAGACCGGACTCGCCCTCCTCCCCATGGGGTTGGCTTCCCTTGTCGTAGCATTCACGATTCCCAAGCTGATCGCCAGACTTGGTCCCGCTGGCGTATACACACTTGGCGCTTTCGCACAGCTTGTGGGGTCAGTAGTCCTCGCCAGTAACATTTCGTCGACACCTGTCGCAATCATTGCTCTAGCAGTGGTTGGCGCTGGACTGCCGAGCTGCTTCGTTCCTCTGTACGGAGTCGGAACCTCGCACGTGCGAGCAGAAGACTCAGGCGTGGGGTCCGGGCTTCTCAACACGTTCAACCAAACGGGCGCGGCGTTAGGAATCGCCGTCATCGGGACCGTCATGGCCGTCGTCACCGCCAACCATCTCGATGGAGGCGATGCACCAACGGACGCTGCCTCGGTTGGAGTCGCACGCGCATTCCTGGCTGTTGCCATCTGCGCAGCGATGGCGATCGGGCTGTCGATCGGGATGCGTCGCCAACTGCGTCCGTTTAGCCGTAAGGGGGACACCGATGACTAG
- a CDS encoding winged helix DNA-binding protein → MGERLVEQWLELVRTAESTSHAVERGLATRHGLCIAAYEILQMLDTMDVAVRLNHVGARVSRSQSRVSRLLAQMVDEGYVTREQSPDDARSARVRITPKGTREFRAATQTVQALLEKSLEDTPKGLRLLTDPASHARSS, encoded by the coding sequence GTGGGTGAGCGATTGGTGGAACAGTGGCTGGAGCTGGTCCGCACAGCCGAATCAACAAGCCATGCCGTCGAGCGGGGGCTGGCGACACGACATGGCCTGTGTATTGCTGCGTACGAGATTCTGCAAATGCTGGACACCATGGACGTGGCCGTGCGCTTGAACCACGTCGGCGCGCGCGTATCACGGAGTCAGTCCCGCGTCTCTCGACTGCTGGCGCAGATGGTCGATGAGGGATACGTCACTCGCGAGCAGTCGCCCGACGACGCACGATCAGCCAGGGTCCGCATCACCCCGAAGGGAACGCGCGAGTTCCGCGCGGCCACGCAGACAGTCCAAGCACTCCTGGAGAAGTCCTTGGAGGACACGCCGAAAGGCCTCCGCCTCCTGACGGATCCTGCCAGTCACGCGCGCTCGAGTTGA
- a CDS encoding TauD/TfdA family dioxygenase, whose translation MTFNYTELKPFALRIDSEERKVIGEIAQGFVDRHHGTSLNDDDVLYEIEIATGGLPPSLRRELAAFRDHSNTHGAMLITGLPVGDIPATPKNFAEEPDWSDVALSSVTQLMLMSLLGRVISYEDEKNGLLLQDIYPKEGSESLQENSGSVLLELHTEDGFHPSAPHFLSLLGLRSDADGEAVTVTAGIEDVLPHLSSNAKVELRRPAFQTKYSTSFVGSDGREVLTEPGPILSGCPTSPDLCVDFHAVHCLDSTAQRALDELEIVMRSHLYGTVLEPGDMVIIDNRRAVHGRTAFRPTFDGKDRWLRRSFALADLRPARQNLNGRQHAPITA comes from the coding sequence ATGACCTTCAACTACACGGAGCTCAAACCATTCGCTTTGCGAATTGATTCTGAGGAGCGGAAGGTAATAGGAGAAATCGCGCAGGGTTTTGTCGACCGCCATCACGGTACCTCCTTGAACGACGACGACGTTCTGTACGAGATTGAAATAGCGACCGGAGGGCTGCCACCGTCTCTTCGCCGCGAACTTGCCGCATTCCGTGACCACAGCAACACCCACGGTGCGATGTTGATTACGGGACTTCCTGTGGGCGATATTCCGGCGACGCCGAAAAATTTTGCCGAAGAGCCTGACTGGTCTGACGTGGCCCTGTCGTCAGTGACCCAGCTCATGCTCATGTCGCTCTTGGGCAGGGTAATCTCATATGAAGACGAGAAGAACGGCCTGCTGTTGCAGGATATCTATCCTAAGGAAGGCTCGGAGAGTCTTCAGGAAAACAGTGGATCGGTGCTTCTAGAATTGCATACGGAGGACGGATTTCATCCGAGCGCACCGCATTTCTTGAGCTTGCTCGGCCTTCGTTCTGATGCTGACGGCGAAGCCGTGACGGTGACTGCGGGAATTGAAGACGTTTTACCGCACCTTTCGTCCAACGCGAAAGTTGAACTACGTCGCCCAGCATTTCAGACGAAATACAGCACTTCGTTCGTGGGATCTGACGGACGTGAGGTCCTAACGGAGCCGGGCCCCATCCTGAGCGGTTGCCCAACGTCACCCGATTTGTGCGTGGACTTTCATGCCGTTCACTGTTTGGACTCGACCGCACAACGCGCTCTTGACGAGCTGGAAATTGTGATGAGGAGTCATCTGTATGGCACCGTTCTGGAGCCGGGTGACATGGTGATCATCGATAATCGCCGTGCTGTGCATGGGCGTACCGCGTTTCGACCGACGTTCGACGGTAAGGACAGGTGGTTGAGGCGGTCATTCGCGTTGGCTGACCTGCGACCGGCCCGCCAGAATCTGAACGGCCGTCAGCACGCGCCAATCACAGCCTGA
- a CDS encoding ThiF family adenylyltransferase, which translates to MTEEIDTPSAAYELSSDDYYRHLVARNRGLISASLQRRIRASRLLIAGCGSIGGATVQPLARMGYTQFELADVGAYELNNLNRQHATVGDLGKNKAVVMAEHVKAINPTAIVSAHVDGITCENVRDLVSGVDVIVDGIDVTTSSGLRAKVLLHQHACRLRIPLITAWDMAGMLTAQYFDYRSITQPFDGELVPGDEDRLGTWPTIFRIAPRRWIPAEMFDELSRGLRQSDYNVPQLTEAAAQFGALAVHMTNLVVDGQHPRRAVPVDVHRVTVPLARRSQISLRRPMSAYRFLRTLPIAQALSGFAPKSVYQVAHHLTRKGELS; encoded by the coding sequence GTGACTGAGGAAATTGACACTCCTTCGGCAGCTTATGAACTGTCATCTGACGACTACTATCGGCATTTGGTTGCGCGCAACCGTGGGCTCATCTCCGCGTCGCTTCAGCGCCGAATCCGTGCGTCTCGCCTATTAATCGCGGGCTGCGGTTCGATCGGCGGTGCAACCGTGCAACCGCTAGCGCGGATGGGATATACGCAGTTTGAACTAGCAGATGTTGGAGCCTACGAGCTCAATAACCTGAACCGGCAGCATGCGACCGTTGGTGACCTCGGCAAGAACAAGGCCGTCGTGATGGCAGAACACGTCAAAGCGATAAACCCGACCGCAATAGTGTCGGCTCATGTCGACGGGATAACCTGCGAGAACGTCCGCGACCTCGTCAGCGGTGTGGATGTCATTGTCGATGGTATTGACGTAACAACGAGTTCTGGGCTCCGTGCCAAAGTGCTGCTGCATCAGCATGCGTGCAGACTGCGTATACCGCTCATCACGGCGTGGGACATGGCGGGGATGTTGACGGCTCAGTATTTCGATTATCGGAGCATCACTCAGCCATTCGACGGTGAACTTGTCCCGGGCGATGAGGATCGACTTGGAACATGGCCCACAATATTTCGTATAGCACCTCGCAGATGGATACCGGCTGAAATGTTCGACGAACTGTCCAGAGGATTGCGTCAAAGCGACTACAACGTTCCCCAGCTGACAGAGGCGGCCGCGCAGTTCGGCGCATTGGCGGTGCACATGACCAATCTAGTTGTCGATGGGCAACACCCTCGGCGCGCAGTGCCAGTCGATGTCCATCGTGTGACCGTCCCGTTAGCCCGTCGCTCTCAGATTTCGCTGCGCCGCCCCATGTCTGCCTATCGCTTTCTCCGAACCCTTCCGATAGCTCAAGCTTTGTCCGGGTTCGCCCCGAAGAGCGTCTATCAGGTCGCTCATCATCTGACACGCAAAGGAGAACTGTCATGA
- a CDS encoding acyl-CoA dehydrogenase family protein, translating to MNATDLSTHALLDSQEKVVVQQATEFARDLVAKGAAERDACPVGNLDTETIKAGKSIGLLTMAVPREMGGLGLTNLAVSFVLEELAAADPGMALVFGATGLFQTPLLVCGDPDLQSEFLPPFLGDDLVLACNAVAEDKNGTDLVLPQHKPYAQNMTTAIPDGDHFSLSGTKKYITNAPFAKYATVMANLAGSPGSTGLTCFIVDLEQDGVRRGEIHDKVGYRTAPAGELVFDDVRIPKSQVINGVKGGWDLNEAIGNLTRVTCAAVSTGIARHALSRAMAWCAERQQSGHLLYQHQMSARKLADMATRVSASRALYSEAAILSDNVIPTPAYEPAAAKLFADRAAIENADSAMSLIGAQAFQRDDGMDRVLRDAYGPRIYEGTPEALALVITGDMFAGAVQP from the coding sequence ATGAACGCCACTGACTTGTCGACGCATGCCCTACTCGACTCCCAGGAGAAGGTCGTCGTCCAGCAAGCGACAGAATTCGCACGCGATCTTGTCGCCAAAGGTGCGGCGGAGCGAGATGCTTGCCCGGTAGGCAATCTCGACACAGAAACAATAAAAGCTGGCAAGAGTATCGGGTTGCTTACTATGGCGGTCCCCCGGGAAATGGGAGGACTGGGGCTCACCAACCTGGCTGTCTCCTTCGTCCTGGAAGAGCTAGCGGCCGCTGATCCTGGTATGGCACTCGTCTTTGGTGCGACGGGATTATTCCAAACACCGCTTCTGGTATGCGGTGATCCCGACCTTCAGTCCGAGTTCCTCCCGCCGTTTCTTGGCGATGACTTGGTGCTTGCGTGTAACGCAGTGGCAGAAGACAAGAACGGCACGGACCTTGTCCTCCCACAACACAAGCCATACGCGCAGAACATGACTACAGCAATACCTGACGGTGACCATTTCAGCCTCTCTGGGACGAAGAAATACATCACGAACGCCCCTTTCGCTAAGTACGCCACCGTAATGGCAAACTTGGCTGGCAGTCCGGGATCCACAGGTTTGACATGTTTCATCGTTGATCTTGAACAGGATGGGGTGCGACGTGGTGAGATTCACGACAAGGTCGGATACCGTACGGCTCCGGCCGGAGAGCTCGTCTTCGATGACGTCCGAATCCCAAAATCACAAGTCATCAACGGCGTTAAAGGCGGTTGGGACCTGAATGAAGCAATCGGAAACCTCACGCGTGTTACTTGCGCGGCTGTGTCTACCGGGATTGCCAGGCACGCCTTGTCGCGTGCGATGGCGTGGTGCGCCGAACGGCAGCAAAGCGGCCACCTTCTCTACCAGCACCAGATGTCGGCGCGAAAGCTCGCGGACATGGCGACTCGGGTCAGTGCTTCACGGGCCCTATACAGCGAGGCGGCGATCCTGTCTGACAACGTGATTCCGACCCCGGCATACGAACCAGCGGCCGCCAAGCTCTTCGCCGATCGCGCAGCAATCGAAAATGCTGACTCGGCTATGAGTCTCATTGGGGCGCAAGCCTTTCAGCGAGATGACGGCATGGACCGCGTGCTGCGTGACGCGTATGGACCGCGCATCTACGAGGGGACTCCGGAAGCGTTGGCTCTGGTGATCACTGGGGACATGTTTGCGGGAGCAGTTCAGCCATGA
- a CDS encoding winged helix-turn-helix transcriptional regulator — translation MGERWSLLICRELNGRAMRFSELRTALPGVSSKVLSSALQRLEEDRLVRRDVTCSRPPRVRYALTPAGESLYQQVTAMAEWIKIYGTLIGPET, via the coding sequence ATGGGGGAGCGGTGGAGCCTGCTGATCTGTCGAGAGTTGAACGGGCGCGCGATGAGGTTCAGCGAGCTGCGGACCGCTCTGCCTGGGGTGAGTTCGAAGGTGTTGTCCAGCGCACTGCAGCGATTGGAGGAGGACCGATTGGTGCGCAGAGACGTCACGTGCTCGCGACCCCCGCGGGTCAGATACGCGCTGACTCCGGCTGGCGAGAGTCTGTACCAGCAAGTCACGGCGATGGCGGAGTGGATCAAGATCTACGGCACACTGATTGGCCCGGAGACTTGA
- a CDS encoding GmrSD restriction endonuclease domain-containing protein, giving the protein MMPETFGHHPWAVSDLVAGVDSGRVRLPDIQRPFVWSNAKIRDLVDSMYRGFPVGQLMFWENADESHARSIGVDAKTQGASMQVIDGQQRLTSLYAVVKGVAVLREDYSEERVVISFNPLTERFAVPDNAIRRSSDWVHDIRTVFESPIDARSDYIERLERARGGKRLERSAEREIEEAINRLNQVLAYGFQVVQLKPNVSRETVADIFVRINSEGVKLSSTDFILTWLSVFWEQGRQELEDFAKASRFTPQELTRIQGERVAWTPKNAFLTLDPGHVLRVVVAVGNKRAQLQDAYNALRGRDRRTRQIVPEERERQLALLKTGQAHVLKPHHWDEYLKVIERAGMRTSAMITSKNAVLFGYAIWLLGRVEFGVPVDELRELMARWYFMAQITARYSGSAETRGQEDINRLDALERTPEQFRDAITSQIETNLTDDWWRVTLPEDLHTSNTTGPAYTGYLAALTILDAEVLLSTLTVKDWLDPSRRPVKGVEKHHLFPKDYLKQQLGYTSTRQINQVANQALVEWSDNIDISSDAPNEYWTQQVDDKAMGEDRLARQRWWHGLPDGWTELSYEEFLDQRRRLLAQVTREGFRKLSDPNYRPSPAVVTAPAVEAALPTFEQMVRTMTIPPGTYLIPTDGHGGSIAEDAEILLDDVEYRSPDEAARADGAHEVDPRV; this is encoded by the coding sequence ATGATGCCTGAGACCTTCGGCCATCATCCTTGGGCGGTCAGCGATCTCGTTGCCGGGGTGGACTCGGGTCGTGTCAGGCTGCCAGACATCCAGCGCCCTTTCGTTTGGTCAAACGCGAAGATTCGCGACCTGGTGGACTCGATGTATCGAGGATTCCCGGTCGGGCAACTGATGTTCTGGGAGAACGCAGACGAGTCGCACGCCCGCAGCATCGGTGTTGATGCGAAGACGCAGGGCGCCTCGATGCAGGTCATCGACGGACAGCAACGGCTGACTTCGCTGTACGCCGTGGTCAAGGGGGTGGCCGTCCTACGCGAGGACTACTCCGAGGAACGAGTGGTCATCTCGTTCAACCCGCTGACCGAACGTTTCGCTGTGCCGGACAACGCGATCCGACGTTCCAGCGATTGGGTGCACGACATCCGCACCGTCTTCGAGTCACCCATCGACGCGCGATCCGACTACATCGAGCGTCTGGAGCGGGCTCGCGGCGGCAAGCGGCTGGAGAGGAGCGCCGAGCGAGAGATCGAGGAGGCGATCAATCGGCTCAATCAGGTGCTCGCCTACGGGTTCCAGGTCGTGCAACTCAAACCCAACGTCAGCCGCGAGACAGTCGCGGACATCTTCGTGCGGATCAACTCCGAGGGCGTCAAACTCTCCTCCACCGACTTCATCCTGACCTGGCTGTCGGTCTTCTGGGAGCAGGGACGCCAAGAACTCGAAGACTTCGCCAAGGCGTCGCGGTTCACCCCGCAGGAGTTGACCCGGATTCAGGGCGAGCGGGTCGCGTGGACGCCGAAGAATGCCTTCCTGACGCTCGACCCCGGTCATGTGCTCCGTGTCGTCGTTGCCGTAGGCAACAAGCGGGCACAGTTGCAGGACGCCTACAACGCTCTGCGTGGACGTGACAGGCGCACCAGACAGATCGTGCCGGAAGAGCGGGAGCGGCAACTTGCCCTGCTGAAGACGGGGCAGGCGCACGTGCTGAAACCGCACCACTGGGACGAGTACTTGAAGGTGATCGAGCGCGCAGGCATGCGCACGAGCGCCATGATCACCTCGAAGAACGCCGTTCTCTTCGGGTACGCCATCTGGCTGCTCGGGCGGGTCGAGTTCGGGGTGCCTGTGGACGAACTTCGAGAACTGATGGCGCGGTGGTACTTCATGGCGCAGATCACCGCCCGCTACTCCGGTAGCGCGGAGACGAGGGGGCAGGAAGACATCAATCGTCTCGACGCGCTGGAGCGCACCCCGGAGCAGTTCCGCGATGCGATCACGAGCCAGATCGAGACCAACCTGACCGATGACTGGTGGCGGGTCACCCTCCCCGAGGACTTGCACACCTCCAACACCACAGGGCCCGCCTACACGGGGTACCTCGCAGCTCTGACGATCCTCGATGCCGAGGTGCTGCTGTCCACTCTCACTGTCAAGGATTGGCTCGACCCGTCGCGGCGACCCGTCAAGGGCGTCGAGAAGCATCACCTCTTTCCGAAGGACTACCTGAAGCAGCAACTTGGGTATACCAGCACGCGGCAGATCAATCAGGTCGCGAATCAGGCGCTGGTCGAGTGGTCCGACAACATCGACATCTCCAGCGACGCCCCCAACGAGTACTGGACTCAGCAAGTAGATGACAAGGCCATGGGTGAAGACCGGCTTGCGCGCCAACGTTGGTGGCACGGACTGCCGGACGGTTGGACGGAACTGTCATACGAGGAGTTCTTGGATCAGAGGCGGCGGCTGCTGGCCCAGGTGACCCGTGAAGGATTCCGTAAGTTGTCGGACCCGAACTACCGCCCAAGCCCCGCCGTAGTCACTGCGCCAGCCGTCGAGGCTGCCCTGCCCACTTTCGAGCAGATGGTCCGAACCATGACCATCCCGCCCGGTACGTACCTCATCCCTACCGATGGTCACGGCGGCTCAATCGCTGAGGACGCCGAGATCCTCTTGGACGACGTTGAGTATCGTTCGCCCGATGAGGCGGCTCGCGCTGACGGAGCGCATGAGGTCGACCCACGGGTGTGA
- a CDS encoding FhaA domain-containing protein, translating into MGIFDKLERRLERGVNGAFARAFRSEVQPVEIASAMRRAMDDRAASAGKGKRMIVPNLFTIELSTTDYEALVTEHEADLADDLIATAAEHAESQRYQPGGPVSVQFSEDDSLETGVFRLRPSTARQVKSGAVPRRMPPARDHDHPRAPAGHEPGGRGFPQQPGGLDTGSPSGSPYSTNHSSSPSGSPYPTSHDSAPSRGPYPTNQPSDRAETGDASRHYVETSDAGAAYNAVKPEREDYRPSPAAPRRLKQRPWLEIDGDRYPLIGAITVIGRDDDADIVLDDPGISRRHSEIRLTYDGPHQVLRIRDLGSTNGTYVNGDPISSTHLHEGDRLTVGRTKMVVHEGGSR; encoded by the coding sequence GTGGGCATCTTCGACAAGCTGGAGCGACGACTCGAGCGCGGTGTCAACGGCGCCTTCGCGCGCGCGTTCCGCTCGGAGGTGCAGCCGGTCGAGATCGCGAGCGCGATGCGCCGCGCGATGGACGACCGGGCGGCGAGCGCCGGCAAGGGCAAGCGGATGATCGTGCCCAACCTCTTCACCATCGAGCTGTCCACCACCGACTACGAGGCGCTCGTCACCGAGCACGAGGCCGACCTCGCCGACGACCTGATCGCCACCGCCGCCGAGCATGCCGAGAGCCAGCGCTACCAGCCGGGCGGACCCGTCAGCGTGCAGTTCAGCGAGGACGACTCGCTGGAGACCGGCGTCTTCCGGCTGCGCCCCTCGACCGCCCGCCAGGTGAAGTCGGGTGCCGTTCCCCGCCGTATGCCGCCCGCCCGCGACCACGACCACCCGCGTGCGCCGGCCGGCCACGAACCGGGCGGCCGGGGTTTTCCGCAGCAGCCGGGGGGTCTCGATACGGGCTCGCCTAGCGGCTCGCCCTACTCGACCAACCACAGCAGCTCGCCTAGCGGCTCGCCGTACCCGACCAGTCACGACAGCGCGCCGAGCCGAGGGCCGTACCCGACCAACCAGCCCAGCGACCGTGCCGAGACCGGTGACGCCAGCCGCCACTACGTCGAGACCTCGGACGCCGGCGCGGCATACAACGCGGTGAAGCCGGAGCGCGAGGACTACCGCCCGTCACCCGCGGCGCCGCGCAGGCTGAAGCAGCGGCCGTGGCTGGAGATCGACGGCGACCGCTACCCGCTGATCGGTGCCATCACCGTGATCGGGCGCGACGACGACGCCGACATCGTGCTCGACGACCCGGGCATCTCCAGGCGGCACAGCGAGATCCGGCTCACCTATGACGGCCCGCACCAGGTCCTGCGCATCCGCGACCTCGGCTCGACCAACGGCACCTACGTCAACGGCGACCCGATCAGCAGCACCCACCTGCACGAGGGCGACCGGCTGACGGTCGGCCGGACGAAGATGGTCGTCCATGAAGGCGGCAGCCGGTGA
- a CDS encoding FHA domain-containing protein FhaB/FipA: MSELTMTAIRLGLLALLWAFIFSIVSVLRGDIYGTRVVTRTADRRTTTPTPPPARQPRAIRRGPTHLAITEGSMRGSTVPLTDGGVLIGRNPECTLVLSDDFASGRHARIYRDGDQWLIDDLGSTNGTYVGGERIGERVPLGEGSRIRIGQTVLEVRK, from the coding sequence GTGAGCGAACTGACCATGACAGCGATCCGTCTCGGCTTGCTGGCTCTGCTCTGGGCTTTCATCTTCAGCATCGTGAGCGTGCTGCGCGGCGACATCTACGGCACCCGCGTGGTGACCCGCACCGCCGACCGACGCACCACCACGCCGACGCCGCCGCCCGCCCGGCAGCCGCGCGCGATCCGCCGCGGGCCGACCCACCTGGCGATCACCGAGGGCTCCATGCGCGGCAGCACCGTGCCGCTCACCGACGGCGGTGTGCTGATCGGCCGCAACCCCGAGTGCACGCTGGTGCTCTCCGACGACTTCGCGAGCGGCCGCCACGCCCGCATCTACCGCGACGGTGACCAATGGCTGATCGACGACCTCGGCTCCACCAACGGCACGTATGTCGGGGGCGAGCGCATCGGCGAGCGCGTCCCGCTCGGCGAGGGCAGCCGGATCCGCATCGGGCAGACCGTGCTCGAAGTCAGGAAGTGA
- a CDS encoding PP2C family protein-serine/threonine phosphatase, producing the protein MTISLRYAARSDLGLGSKNRNEDSGYAGPDLLVLADGMGGHAAGDMASSTVVAELVGLDGESYGSDEALRRLSSAVDHANARLREEMDHEPDLEGMGTTLIAFLRSGSMLAMANIGDSRAYLVRDGVFTQITKDHSFVQALLDDGRITAEEAEHHPQRSLVTRVLTGREEDEPDLSLREAKVGDRYLLCSDGLPDYVAAGTIESILTGDGTPGEIADRLIAIALKAATRDNVTVIVAEVVDEKSPVSTSPQVVGAAAAHHVVPDADDTQPRTPAEKAAALRREANAPASTGDTGGDGGDDAPATPMLAEEGDRGRFTWLRRSLLGLLVLAVLVVAGVLGYAATQRQYYIAQHNGKVTIYQGISQNLGPIRLHSADTVTDIWVADLPSYDRGKVTSKTMTSGSREGAISIVENLRSDMVACQLQLDGSSC; encoded by the coding sequence ATGACGATCTCGCTGCGCTACGCGGCCCGCTCCGACCTCGGACTCGGCAGCAAGAACCGCAACGAGGACTCCGGGTATGCCGGGCCCGACCTGCTCGTCCTCGCCGACGGCATGGGCGGGCACGCGGCCGGCGACATGGCCAGCTCCACCGTCGTCGCCGAACTCGTCGGCCTCGACGGCGAGTCCTACGGGTCGGACGAGGCCCTGCGCCGGCTCAGCTCCGCGGTCGACCACGCCAACGCGCGACTGCGCGAGGAGATGGACCACGAGCCCGACCTCGAGGGCATGGGCACCACGCTGATCGCCTTCCTGCGCAGCGGCAGCATGCTGGCGATGGCCAACATCGGCGACTCGCGTGCCTACCTGGTCCGCGACGGCGTCTTCACCCAGATCACCAAGGACCACAGCTTCGTCCAGGCACTGCTCGACGACGGCCGGATCACCGCGGAGGAGGCCGAGCACCACCCGCAGCGGTCGCTCGTCACCCGGGTGCTCACCGGCCGGGAGGAGGACGAGCCCGACCTGTCGCTGCGCGAGGCGAAGGTCGGCGACCGTTACCTCCTCTGCTCCGACGGCCTGCCCGACTACGTCGCCGCCGGCACGATCGAGAGCATCCTCACCGGCGACGGCACCCCCGGCGAGATCGCCGACCGGCTGATCGCGATCGCCCTCAAGGCGGCCACCCGCGACAACGTCACCGTCATCGTCGCCGAAGTCGTCGACGAGAAGTCGCCGGTCTCCACCTCCCCGCAGGTGGTCGGCGCCGCCGCCGCGCACCACGTGGTGCCGGACGCCGACGACACCCAGCCGCGCACCCCGGCCGAGAAGGCCGCCGCGCTCCGCCGCGAGGCCAACGCCCCTGCCAGCACCGGCGACACCGGCGGCGACGGGGGCGACGACGCCCCCGCGACCCCGATGCTCGCCGAGGAGGGCGACCGCGGCCGCTTCACCTGGCTGCGCCGCTCGCTGCTCGGGCTGCTGGTGCTCGCCGTGCTGGTGGTCGCCGGCGTCCTCGGCTACGCCGCCACCCAGCGCCAGTACTACATCGCCCAGCACAACGGGAAAGTCACGATCTACCAAGGCATTTCGCAGAATCTCGGTCCGATCAGGCTGCACTCCGCCGACACCGTGACCGACATCTGGGTCGCCGACCTGCCGAGTTACGACCGCGGCAAAGTCACCTCCAAGACGATGACCTCGGGCAGCCGCGAAGGCGCGATCAGCATCGTGGAGAACCTCCGCTCCGACATGGTCGCCTGCCAGCTGCAACTCGACGGGAGCAGTTGCTGA